In Subdoligranulum variabile, the genomic stretch TTCTTTGCGTTCCTATGTTGCGAAGTTTATCGAACAGTATTTTAAGCGAAACCACATACAATACAAAATATCATGTTGCCCGTCATTGCATAATCTCACAACACGGTTTCACCCAATCGATCTATTATTTACAGATATAATATTTAGCGATAAGACAGAGATGTCCACGTTGCTAAAAATCCGTAAGCAACACCCATCAATGATGATGGTGATCTTAACAAACAATAATGAGTATGCTATACAGGGGTATAAGCTAGGAATACTCCGCTACATAATGAAGGAGCAACTGGAACATGAACTTCCCCACTGCATGGATGCAGTGCTTGCAAGATATTCCAAGCACAGAGATGTGCTTGAAATGAAATTCGTTGAAGGAAAGTATTGCGTGTACCAGGATGAAATCGTCTATATGGAAAGCCAAGGTCATAAAGTGAATTTTCATCTTTCTTTAGGGATGTCTGTTCGAATTTTGACAGCGCACACAACGATAGATGCTATGCAACTACAACTAAACCAAAATCGTTTTGTACGGCCACACAAAAGTTTCCTTGTGAATTGTTCCTATATTGACAAGATTGAGTGTGGCAATATTCTTCTGCAAAGCGGTGATAGAATCACCATTTCGCAAAGCCGCAAGAAAGATGTCGATGCATTGCTCACAGCAATTCTATAAAGATAATATTGCACAGAAAAAACACATCTGCCTTCCTCGTAAGAAGTCAGATGTGTTTTTTAGTTTTCTTATTTTAGTTTACTAAAAATATACTTTCGTGCACGGTGAATTCTATTTTTAACATTCGCCTCCGAGGTATTGGTAAGGCAAGCAATATCTTTAAGTTTGTACCCTTTGATTTTCATAACCAATGTTATTCGATACTTTTCAGGCAATTCATTGAGTGCTTGCAGCGCTTTCTGCAGGGTAATTTTGGTGAGAGCAATCTCATCTGGACTATCAAAATTATTTATTTCTGGAACCTCGTCGGCAGGATACAAGGATGTCTTGCGTTTTTCCCATCTTCGAATGAAGTCGATGGTTTTGCTTTTAGTCACAACATAAAGGTATGATTTTAGCTCTTTAGGGTTGTCCATACGTATGGTATCAATATCTTCAATAATATTCACCATTGTTTCGTGTACTGCATCTTCAGCCAGACGCTGATCTTTTGTGAGTTCATAAGCAACTCTATACATCATTCCATAGTATGTGTGGTAGATGTACTCAAATTTTGATCTCTGCGTATCATCGTCAATCATGGCGAGATAGATAAAAAGCATAGAAAGCGGCTCCCTATTGAACTAGATTGTCCAAGATAAAGATAATGAATTTCATAGTATTATCCGTAAAAAGGGTCATTCAGGTTTCATGGTTTCTGAAAAAAAGCAAAAAAAGCGCAAAGTTTCCCGAACGGGCAAACCTTGCGCTTTTTGAGAGGCCTTTATTTTGTACTTTGGCTGGGGGCAGGTGTTAGCATCGTTTATCGAAATCGTAGCTGACGGTTTCACTCGTGCCGTTTGCGGTGACGGTGACTGTAGTGGTTAGCTTGTAGGTCGTTCCTGCTTTGATGGCATAGCTTCCATTAAATTCATGCCGGAATCCATAGTAGGTAGAAGATGTACGATCCACTTCGGTGTAATTTCCCCAAAAGCCCTTCTCATACAACACGAGTGTGCATTCCATCTTTGTTGCCTTCGGATCTGCAACAATATAGCTCGAATAGGACTGGGACTCCGCGGAAATAGTCGGAGAGATGGCAATTACGTTTTTCCAACGGGGCTCTGCCGCAAACGCGGTTACGCAAAAAAGTGTAGCCATTAATACGGAAATGGCGATTCCAATAATTTTTTTCATTTTCAGAACTCCTTTTGATAAATGGCCTCTTCCTTAACAATCCGTATGATACGGTGAAATGGTTACAAAATTAGTGTATAAAGTTTTCATAACCTATTTGAGAGTGGAATCCACAGTGATTCCCTCGGCCACTTTTATAAGTTCTGAAATGTTAGGATTGCCATAAATAGTGAAGGATAGCCCATCAGCTTCCCAAACCAATACGTTGCTATTATCTTCGCGTATTCCCCAGATTGCATGGTTTCCATCAAATTCGAGTTCATAGTATCTGGTTAGTTCGTTGTCAATCCCGACTTCTTGCTCCGAGCCAATATCAACAACTCTGACAGTATACCAACCACCGCTGTCTGATGTGAATTCAGCAATGTACCGATCTTGATTTGATGTCTCTTCATCTGTAAGTGTAAAACCTGTAAGGATGCAACTCAAGTTAATTTTCGAAGCAATATCAAAATGTTGTCGATCTGTTTCTTGGGAATAGACGATGTTCATAAAACCATCTCGCCATTGGATCAAGGTATCCACTACGGCATCTTGAACTGCTTGAACGGGAAGGAGGGCAAATGTCAGTGCAGTCATAACGCTGGTAAAAGCTATCAACACCTTCTTGGTAGGTTTCCAAATTTGGACCCATCCCTCTTTTCGGCGCGCCTTTTTTAAGAGCCGGTCCATTTTCTGCTGAAACTGTTCGGAAGGATGAAACTGAGCATTCATTTCTTTCAGACTCGGCATGGAAGCCAGTTCGCGCTCTTCTGCCTCCGTCACAACCAATGAAATCAGTGCATCTGGCGTAATGCGGATTTCGTCATTCTCTTTCTTTTTCATGATAGCTCTCCAATTTATCTAATATCATTCTCCGCGCTCGAAAAATTCGCACTTTTGTGTTTTCCGGAGTGATGTTCAAAATTGTTGCGATTTCTTTCACTTGATAACCCTGCAATTTTAGTTCCAACGGCGTACGATACCGATCATCCATCTTCGAAATCATTGCAATCAACTCATTAAAGGCAAGTGCATCAATTGCAATAGTTTCGGGGTCCTGTTTATGTTTGGTGTCATAGCGTTCTAATTCATTGTCTTCGGTCGGGCGAACCTTGTCCCATTTGCGCACACAATCAACGGCCTTATTATGGGTGACCCTCCGCAGAAAAGCACGAAGTGTAAGTTCATCGTCAATATGTACTTTATCTATAATCCGTATCAACTGCAAAAAAGTTTCATGTACAACGTCCTCAGCCAGATAATGCTCTTTTACTACTTCCTTTGCAACATGATACATGAAGCCAACGTAGTTCTGATAAATGTACGAAAATTTATCCTGCTGTTCCTCGGTTTCCAGCATGGAGATATAAAAAGTCAGCATTTTTCCCTCCGCGTGTGTTAAAGCGTCCTGTTGGGATTTGGATCACATGATTGCAAATACCAGGTGATATAACCAATCAGGTGCGCTTTCTGTTCCGCGGAGCAATGATCAAGTTGATATTGCAGTTCGTCAGAAAAGAAATTACTTATTTTTGAAGGCGAGGATGGCAATATTGCGTAAATTGAACATTCCAGTACGCCCGCAAGAACGTAGAGCTTTTGCAGAGAAAGATGTCCAGAACCTCTTTCTATACGACTAATGTACTGGGGAGATACATCAAACTTGTTGCCCAGTTCTTCTTGTGTCCATCCCTTTGCTGTACGCATTGCGCGAATTTTTGTTCCAATCGCTTTGTAAAGTTCTTCCTTCGAAATGTCCACTTTTCCATCACCTCAAAATAAGCGTATCAATTTTCAAACTCAAATTTGAGGGTCTAATAAGTTTATAAGTAAACTATATAAGTTTATTTTTGTGGATTTTTATCAATTTATTCGGTTTAGATAATTGAGAATATGGTTTATATTTGAGAAGAAGAATATCTGTAACCCCTTTTCTGCCTGATTCGTATACGCTTTAGACCATCTTTTTATTTTACGGTTTAAGAAGGTCAGGGCCCTTGAATGTTTTTTGGGCGTAATTGTATACGGAAGGTGTAGAACGTGGTGATGCAAAACAAATGCCGAACCGCTGGATATCAACTGGCGAAGTAGGTTCAACACCCGCTCACTTGCTCCACATTGCCGATCCCCACCTCCATTCTGATTGTACGAATATCGTTATCGTCAGAATGGAGGTAACAATGGGTTTTAATTATGGGCGCGAAAAGCGCGCTTTTGATGAAAAATGGGCACGGCTGGAAGTGGAATATCGCGCGGCAGGGATGTCCGAAAAAGCAATCCAAGACATGAAGAATTATGATTGGCAATGGTTTTGCAGTGAACGAACCTATCGCAACCATGTACAAACTTTGCCAGTTGGTGATGCTGAGAGTCATGGCGATGTATTTTTCAAACAAGCACGTTTGGAATCAATAACTTCCCAATGGGATGCCGGTGACGTAGATCACTCTCGCTTCGGTTGGTTGTCTGCTTTAGAAGATGAGAAGCTTTACAATAAATTGCGCGCTCTCTCTGATAAAGACCTGGAATTGCTGACGCTCCTTTGTGTTGATGGTTTCCAACAGGCAGATATTGCTCGTAGAATGAACTGCTCACGCAATGCCGTGCATAAGCGGCTTAAAAAAATTAAAAAAATTCTGAAAAAAGGGTGACAATCGCCTCCGCTCGATGCCTGTATAATAGAAGCGATTTTTTCCTTCTATGTACTTTGAAATTTGAATACACGGCAGAACAGGTACATACCCCGCGCAGGAGCGAGTGAGAAGCGACGCCATGATGCTGGCCAGCTAGGAGGTGAAATAGCTGTATTAGCGGAGCGCCCACCGCCTTTCTCATACACAGCTTTGGCACACTGTGCGCGATGATTGTGCGGGTGAATAATGATACTTCCTCACGGCCTCCTAAGGACTTGGGAGGAACCCTGCGGCGCGCGCTTCAAACGACGCTGCAGAGTTATGACAGCCGCGCCAGCGGAGACCTGCTCTGTCCCTAGCATCAGGGATGCGTGGCAAATGTGATGCAATTATCTTGCCAATAGAAAAGATGTGGGCGCATTGGTGATTTCCAATGCGCCCACTGTCTATATAAGGGGAAAGAAATATCATGATGCAACAAAGTGTTGATAAAATTGCATTAAAGCTTATTCATATGATGTTTCGTAAGGGTATGATTGACACATCGGTATACCGACAGGTCCTAAGACGGTATGCATGAAAAGTCAAGGATAGTACCGGATATCGTCGCATCCTAAACAAATGTAGCCTCCCCTTTTATACTTGAAGCGGAGGTGATCAGATGAACAATATGCAACAACTGTACTTCGGAAATCTAGCTTTAGACCCTAACCGACAGCGCCGGATCGTCTATTATGGCCGTGTTTCAACAGAACATGAGGCTCAGCTTGAAGCGTTGGAAAAGCAGATGCAGTGGTACGAGGACCAAACAAAGTATCATCCAAATTGGACTGTGGTAGGTAAGTACATCGACGAAGGGATCACTGGAACGCTCGCTAAAAAGCGTCCTTCCTTTATGAAGATGATTGAGGACGCCAAGCAGCGAAAGTTTGATCTTATCGTCACTCGTGAGGTATGCCGTTTTGCAAGAAATACCGTAGACACTTTGGTACTTACTCGTGAACTCAAAAACTATGGTGTTGAGGTCTATTTCGTATCTGATAACATCTGGACAATGGATGGAGACGGCGAATTACGGCTTACGATCATGGCTACGTTGGCTCAAGAGGAAAGTCGAAAGATTTCAGAGCGGGTTCGAGCAGGACAAGCCGTAAGCAGAGAAAACGGTGTTCTATTTGGGAACGGAAATATCATCGGTTATGATCGGGTAGGAAGCACTTATGTCATTAACCCGGAGCAAGCAGCTACAATCCGTACAATTTTCGAACTATACTCACAAGGTCTGGGGCAAATGAAAATCGTCAACGAACTGACGCGGCGTGGATGTAAGGACGGTAATGGAAACGTGAAATGGTCCTGCATCAAAATCAGCCGGATTCTTCGCAACGCCACTTATATGGGTTATATCTGCTATAACAAGTCAAAAGTCAACAACTTTTTGGAAAAAAAGCGAATTAAGAATTTAGATGAGGATTCTTTTATCCTTAAGAAAGGCGACTTTGAGCCTATTATATCGGAAGCTCTATGGCATCAGTGCGAAAATATCCGAAACGGCCGGATTCACAAATATCAAATGCCTTCTGGGGAGGAGCGCAGACGAGGCACAAGAATCGCTCAAAACCTGTGGGTCAAGAAACTACGTTGCCGCTGCGGCGCTGGATACAATCGCTTCAAATGGAGGGTGCTACGGGATGGAACCCCTGTTTACGGATACCAATGCAATTACCGTACACAAAACCCCGCAAAGACTTTTGTAGAAAAGAATCATCTCGATAGCCAAAAATATTGTGATGCGATCGCCATCTGTGAGTGGAAGCTTGATTTGATGGCAAAGATGATTTTTGACCAACTGTGGGGAGACCAAAGAGAAGCTGTTTTGAAGGCCTGTCAGATGGTTGAATCTTGCATCCTTTCTACGACGTTACAAACTGATTCAGAAAAAGCGGAAAAACAAAAGAAAATCGAAAAATTGGAGCAACGTCTTCTGAATCTCGGTCAGATGCGAGCGGATGGTGAACTGACAAGGGAGCAATTTCAGAAGTTATATGCACAGACCACTACAGAATTGGACGCCTTGAAAACGCAACAGAATAGCGTTCCAGACTCAGCTGAGGAAAAAGTCAGCTTCGACCTGAACAAAATCAAAAAAGGGCTTTCTCAAATGGTGGACATTACGGCACCTCGTATTTCTGAAGAACTGATAGATGAATTTGTGGAGGCTGTTACCCCAGTCGAGAATCATCATTATCGCTGGAAAATGACCTTCGGAGAAATGAAGTCAGGACAAGAACGATATAACCTTATGGAGCCGGAAAATTCCCCTGTACTCTCATTTACGATTGACTTTGAGACTGCCCGCCAGTATCGTATGTCGAATGGGTTGCCCGCCCAATTCCGTCAGCGTGACTGGACTGATCTGAACGTGGAAGTGTATTTGTAACCCCCCATGTGCATTGCAAACAAAAACAGGCGCACCGCCAAAAGCGGTGCGCCTGTTCAATTAGTTAAAAGTTCTCGTCGCTATAATGCGATTAGTCCTTCATCGCACGGGGTGCTTTAATAGCGGCCTGAGCAGCAGCCAGACGAGCGATAGGCACACGGTACGGAGAGCAGCTGACGTAGTCCAGACCAACATTGTGGCAGAACTCGACGCTGGAGGGGTCGCCGCCATGCTCGCCGCAGATGCCGAGACCCAGGTTGGGGTTCGTCTCGCGGCCGTCGTGGGCAGCCATCTTGATCAGCTTGCCAACGCCAACCTGATCGAGATGCTGGAACGGATCGCTCTCGTAGATCTTGGTGTCGTAGTAGGCAGTCAGGAACTTGGCAGCGTCGTCACGGCTGAAGCCGAAGGTCATCTGGGTCAGGTCATTGGTGCCGAAGCTGAAGAAGTCGGCTTCCTTGGCGATCTGGCCGGCGGTCAGAGCGGCACGCGGGATCTCGATCATGGTACCAATCTGGTACTTCATGTCAACACCGGCCTCAGCGATGAGCTTGTCGGCAGTCTTGACAACGACATCCTTGACGTACTTGAGCTCTTTGACCTCGCCAACCAGAGGAATCATGATGTGCGGGGTGATCATCTTACCGGTCTCAGCGCTGACCTTCAGGGCAGCCTTGATGACGGCGTTGGTCTGCATCTCGGCGATTTCCGGATAGGTAACGCACAGACGGCAGCCACGATGGCCCATCATGGGGTTGAACTCGTGCAGGCTGACAACCACGTTGTTCAGCTCTTCGGTGGTCATACCCATGTCCTTGGCCAGAGCCTCGATCTCCTCGGGCTTGGTGGGCAGGAACTCATGCAGCGGCGGATCCAGATAACGGATGGTCATCGGACGGTCGCCCATGATGCGGTACATGGCAGTAAAGTCGGCCTCCTGGTAGGGCTCGACCTTGGCCAGAGCAGTCTTGCGCTCCTCAACCGTACGGGCGCAGATCATCTCACGGACAGCCTTGATGCGGTCCTCAGCGAAGAACATATGCTCGGTACGGCACAGACCGATGCCTTCAGCACCCATATCAACGGCGTTCTGAGCGTCGCGCGGGTTATCGGCGTTGGTCAGGACCTTCATCTGACGGGCAGCGTCAGCCCAGCCCATGAAGCGCTTGAAGTTGGCGTTCTCGGTGGAAGCCACAGTGGCGATCTGGCCCTCGTAGATGTTACCAGTGGAGCCATCAATGCTCATCCAGTCGCCCTCATGGAAGAGGTGGCCGTTGATGGTGATGGTCTTGGCGTCATAGTCAATGACGACATCGTTGTCGTTGCCGCAGCCGGAAACACAGCAGGTGCCCATGCCACGAGCGACAACGGCGGCGTGGCTGGTCATACCGCCACGGACGGTCAGGATGCCCTGAGAGACCTGCATACCGACGATATCCTCGGGGCTGGTCTCGAGACGGACCAGGACGACCTTCTTCCAGGCTTCGTCCTTGACCTTCTCTTCGGCGTCTTCCGCAGAGAAGACGACACGGCCGCAGGCAGATCCCGGAGAAGCAGCCAGGCCCTTGCCGATTGCCTCGGCAGCCTTCAGAGCAGCAGCGTCAAACTGGGGATGCAGCAGGGTATCCAGCTGCTTGGGCTCCACGCGCAGAACAGCAGTCTGCTCGCTGATGACACCCTCGTCCACCAGGTCGCAGGCAATCTGCAGAGCAGCCTGGGCGGTACGCTTGCCGTTACGGGTCTGCAGCATGAAGAGCTTGCCATCCTCGATGGTGAACTCCATGTCCTGCATATCCTTGTAGTAGTTCTCGAGGCGGGTAGCGATCTCAACGAACTGATCGTAAACCTCGGGCATCTCCTCATGCAGCTTGCTGATGGGAGAAGGAGTACGGATACCGGCCACGACGTCTTCGCCCTGAGCGTTGATCAGGTACTCGCCCATCAGCTTCTTCTCGCCAGTAGCGGGGTTACGGGTGAAAGCAACGCCAGTACCGGAACGCATGCCGGAGTTGCCGAACGCCATCTGCTGGACGTTGACGGCAGTGCCCCACTCGTAGGGGATCTCGTTCATCTTACGATAAACGTTGGCGCGGGGGTTGTCCCAGGAACGGAAGACGGCCTTCACGGCGCCGATCAGCTGTTCCTTCGGATCCTGCGGGAACTCGCTGCCCTGCTTCTCGCGGTAGATCTGCTTGAACTCCTTGACGAGTTCCTTCAGGTCATCGGCAGTCAGCTCGACGTCCTGCTTCACTCCCTTGCGCTCCTTCATGGCGTCGATGCGCTCCTCGAAGAAGCTCTTGCCCAACTCCATGACGACGTCAGAGTACATCTGGATGAAGCGGCGGTAGCAGTCATAAGCAAAACGGGGGTTGTCGGTCTTCTTGGCCAGGCCCTCAACAGCCTGGTCGTTCAGGCCCAGGTTCAGGATGGTATCCATCATGCCGGGCATGGACTGACGGGCACCGGAACGGACGGAAACCAGCAGCGGGTTGTCCACGGAGCCGAAGGTCTTGCCGGTCTGCTCCTCCAAAATGCCCATGTATTTGAAGATGTCCGCTTTGATCTCTTCGTTGATCTCGCGGTTGTCGGCATAGTACTGGGTGCAGGCTTCGGTGGTGATGGTGAAGCCCTGCGGAACCGGCATGCCGGCGTGGGTCATCTCGGCCAGGCCGGCGCCCTTGCCACCCAGAATGTTCTTCATGGTGGTCTGGTCGCCGCCGAAGGCGTCATGGCCCTCTTTGAACAGGTACAAGAATTTCTTGCTCATACTAACCTCCCAAAAACGGTAACGTGTTTGCATACAACGTTTCGTGTTTGCACAGTCCATTATAACAGACCCTAAAACGAATTTCCAGTGGATTGTTAAAAAACTGCTCAATACTTTGGCTGAAAAACCACCAAACTTTTCTCCCCAGGGTATTGCAATTTGCACAAAAAACGTGTAAAATATACTGGGCGGAAAGTTCGGAATTTGTTCCTTACTCCGCTTTTTTTGTTACTTTTGTTTCCTTTGGATTTTTCCTGTCTTCCGGGCCTTTTTTCGGGTTGCGAAATCAGGCTGTCTGGGGTACAATACCAGTAATAAGGTATTTCATATTAATAAGGGGGATTTCTATGTCTACCGCCAAAGAAAATTTTGAACTGGCGCAGCAGCGCTATGCCGCTGCCTTCGAGCGCCATCTGAATAACGGCGTGGAATTCATCAGCCGCGACGTCTACATTGATCCGGAAGTGGAGATCGCGCCGGGGGCCACCATTCTGCCCGGCTGCATTCTGCGAGGCAAGACCGTCATCGGTGCGGGCTGTGTCATCGGCCCCAACACCCTGCTGGAAGATACGGTGGTAGAGGAAGGTTCTTCTATCAACGCCAGCCAGTGCTATCAGAGCCACATCGGCCCCAACAACAAAATCGGTCCCTTCACCCATCTGCGCACCGGCACCAAAACTGCCGAGGGCTGCCACCTGGGCGCCTATGTGGAGACCAAGAACGCTGACTTTGCCGAGGGCAACACCGTCAGCCACCTGACCTACATCGGGGATGCCACCGTGGGTAAGTACTGCAACTTCGGCTGCGGCACGGTCACCTGCAACTACGACGGAGAGGGGAAATTCCACACCACCATCGGGGATTACGTCTTCATTGGCTGCAACACCAATCTGGTCGCACCGGTCACGGTGGGCGATCACGCTTTCACCGCCGCCGGTTCCACCATTGGTAAGGATGTGCCCGCCGGGGCGCTGGGCATCGAGCGGGCCAAACAGGCTAACGTTGACGGCTGGGGCGAACACAAGCTGGAAAAATATATTGCCAAAAAGCAGAAGCTGGAGGCTGACAAGCGAAAGGGCTGATGTTCCATGACATCCATCTGGCTGACCCTTCTGGGCTGGAAGGAAGCATTGTGCACCTTTGATGCCCCGCAATACGGCACGGCGCTGCACCTGCTGCAAAAGGAGGGCATTGCCTGCCGTACCCGTACCGTGAATTTCAGCAGTGCCTCCCGCCGTACCGGCACGATGTACGCGGTGGGAGAACGGACCGACCGCAGTATTGAATATCAGATCTTTGTAAAAAAGGCCGATTGGGACAAGGCCCAACTGGCGCTGCAGGGACGGCTGCACAGCCTGTAAGGCAGAAAGGATTTTCCATGAGGTTTCTCGGAAATCTTGTGTGGTTTCTGCTGGGCGGATGGCTCAGTGCCCTGTGCTGGGCAGCCGCAGGACTGCTGTGGTGCATCACAGTCATTGGGATTCCCGTAGGACTGCAATGCTTTAAATTTGCCTCTCTGAGTTTGTTTCCCTTTGGAAAAGAAGTTCTGTACGGCGGCGGTGCTCCGTCGCTGCTGCTGAATATCGTCTGGCTGCTGGTGACCGGTCTGCCCATGGCTGTCGGTCACGCCCTGTGGGGCTGCCTTTTGTGTCTTACCATCATCGGGATCCCGTTCGGCCTGCAGTATTTCAAAATTGCTCGACTGGCACTTCTGCCCTTTGGCAGTCGGATCGTCGGTTGAGGGCCGTCACAAGTAGATCAACAAGGAGCGTTTTATTCGTTTATGTCTTTTTTCAGTTCTCTCTCGGGCGCCGACTGGCTGATTGCCGGTCTGGGAAACCCCGAACCGAAATACGACGGCACCCGTCACAACGCCGGATTTGAGGCGCTGGACTATCTGGCCGAGCAGTGGCAGTGCCCCCTGAACAAAAGCAAATGGCAGGGGCTGTACGGTACCACACAGGTGGGCGAACATAAAGTGGTACTCCTCAAGCCGCTTACCTACATGAACCTCAGCGGGCAGAGCATCGCCCCCACCGCCAACTTCTATAAAATCCCGGCCAACCACATCATTGTACTCTGCGATGACATCACCCAGCAGCCGGGACACCTCCGCATCCGCCCCCACGGGTCGGCCGGCGGGCATAACGGGCTGAAAAGTATTATTGCCAGCCTGGGCACCGAGGAATTCAGCCGCATCCGCATCGGCATCGGTGCCAAGCCCAATCCGCAGTACGATCTGGCGGTCTGGGTGCTGGGCAAGCTCCCGCCGGAAGACCGCAAGGCGATGACTGATCGCTACCCTGACATTGAACAAGCCTGCAGGCTGCTGATGGACGACAACTTGCAGTACGCCCAAAACAAATTCAATCGATAAAGGAGATAGACCCATGAGCTCTCTTCGCAAAAAAGCACTGGTTCGTTTGCTGCTGTGCGCTGTTGTATTCATCGCCACCATCGTGTTCTGTTTTCTGCTGCTGACCGGCACTTTTGACGGCGGTGCAGAGCCCGCTTCCACGCCGGAGAGCTCCTCCGTTGCCGAAGGTGAGTCCCCTGCCGGGGATTCCGCCGCCACCGACAGTGTTCCCGCCGAGGGCGAGGATTCCTCCAGCGAGGCGGTCGAGCCTACGCCGGAGCCCACTCCGGAGCCGACGCCGGTAAACTTTGACGGCTTGTCCGAGCAGCCGACCACCGTATACGCCGAGGGCGAACAGCCGGCCTTTACCGTGACCCCGGATTCCAACATGAATCTGCGTGCCGGCCCCGGCACGGACTTCGACAAGGTGGCTCAGATCCCGGCCGGTACCGCTGTCACCGCCCTGGGCACCAACGCCGATGAGACCTGGGTCGTGGTCCAGTATGAAGGTCAGTACGGCTGGCTTGCCAAGGAATATCTGAACGCCGCCTGATTTTTCCCCGACTTTTACAACTGAATAGGAGGAAGGCTCCGATGAAAAAGCGAATTGCATCCCTGCTGTTATCCGCTGCCATGCTGGCTGTCTGTGCCGGCTGTCAATCCACGTCCGCCTCCATCCCGACGGATTCTTCGCCGGTATCCCAACCGGATACCACGCCGACCGCCTCCCCTGCCCCGGCTGCCCGGCCTACCAGTCTGCTGGGCGATCTGCCTGTGCTGTATGATACCTCGCTGGTCCCCGCCGTGCCTGAGTTTACCGTGGCCGAGGATTTTTCCAACGTCATCAACGCCGATCTGCTGGAATACTGGAATGACGAAGCCAGGGCCAAGCTGCTGGAGAACGGTTTTCTGGTCGTCAGCAGTCCCATCGATGAGTTCTACCCCCGCTACGAGTCCAACCGTTATCTCTATACTCCCAATTTTGTGACGGTGGACGCCTCACTGCACACCTATCATCTGTACTTCCTCTATCTGCAGCGTCAGGTGGAAGAGCAGCATTTGCTGCCCCTTTTGCAGGAGCTGACTTCCGCCATGCTGGCGCAGAGCCGGGCCCAGGCGGAAACTCTGGCCGGCACCGACTGGGAGAATGCGGCGCAGCGCAACGTAGCCTACTTCAGCGTGGCGACCGCGCTGCTGGACCCGGAAGCGGACCAGTCTGCCTTCCCGCAGGAGGCCATCCAGGAACTGGCGCTCATCAATGACGCCGCAGGGATCGCGCCCTCCCCGGTGATGAACCGGGGCGAGGAAAACGGCAGCCCGCAGGAGGATTACAGTCAGTACATTCCCCGCAGCTACTATACCGAGAGCGAGGAACTGACCCGCTATTTCAAGACCATGATGTGGTACGGGCGGATGGCCTTCCTGCAATCCGACGCCGACAAGACCCGCAGCGCCGTGCTTGTGAATCTGGCTCTGCGGGAAAGCGGTGCCATGGACAACTGGCAGCGCATCTATGACGTGACCTGTTTCTTCGCCGGTGCCAGCGACGACGCCAATGCGCAGGATTATCTGCCGTTGATCGACGCTGCTTTCGGCGCCGACGCGGACCTTTCTGCCTTGGCGAGTGACGGAGCCGCCTTTGAAACCTTCACCGAATCGCTCCGGACACAGCAGCCCGCCTCCATCAACTCCATGCCGATCTATGAATGGGATGACCGGGACGAAAGCACCGCCGGGTATCGCTTCATGGGACAGCGTTATACACTGGACGCCGACATTCTGCAGAATCTGGTCTACCGCGATGTGGAGGAAAGTTCCGATGGCCGTCAGCGTCTGCTTCCCGACGCTTTGGACGTGCCCGCCGCGCTGGGTTCCGAT encodes the following:
- a CDS encoding DUF3160 domain-containing protein, whose amino-acid sequence is MKKRIASLLLSAAMLAVCAGCQSTSASIPTDSSPVSQPDTTPTASPAPAARPTSLLGDLPVLYDTSLVPAVPEFTVAEDFSNVINADLLEYWNDEARAKLLENGFLVVSSPIDEFYPRYESNRYLYTPNFVTVDASLHTYHLYFLYLQRQVEEQHLLPLLQELTSAMLAQSRAQAETLAGTDWENAAQRNVAYFSVATALLDPEADQSAFPQEAIQELALINDAAGIAPSPVMNRGEENGSPQEDYSQYIPRSYYTESEELTRYFKTMMWYGRMAFLQSDADKTRSAVLVNLALRESGAMDNWQRIYDVTCFFAGASDDANAQDYLPLIDAAFGADADLSALASDGAAFETFTESLRTQQPASINSMPIYEWDDRDESTAGYRFMGQRYTLDADILQNLVYRDVEESSDGRQRLLPDALDVPAALGSDTALDLLHEQGDTDYPNYDSQMEDIRTRMAAAEDSVWNASLYAAWLNTLRPLTEARGEGWPQYMQTNVWRAKSLTSFLGSWTELKHDTALYSKQVYAEMGGGGGIEEADDRGWVETEPVVFGRLAALSQATADGLESLGLLDDASRDNLNKLYELNYQLMVIAEKELRNELPSDEEFELIRSFGGQLEHFWLETVATVDQSFVTPQEHPAALVADIATDPNGSVLQTATDVGTIYVIVSVDGSPRIAVGTVYTFYQFTQPLDQRMTDQDWWVATGRAPDEEGNFHWEDRPAPAAWTDSFSVSDTYRGA